From the Gallus gallus isolate bGalGal1 chromosome 27, bGalGal1.mat.broiler.GRCg7b, whole genome shotgun sequence genome, the window GCTTCAAGAAGTGCATCTCCGTGGGCATGGCCATGGACCGTGAGTGCGGGGGGGCGGATTGGGGTCACGACCTCAGCTGTAGGGCACGGGGGGAGCCCGGTATGGGGTGAGCAGGGCGCCTGGTGCCTCTGCAGGACCAGGTTGGGGTGCCCGGCACAGCTGGCGGTGCCATGGTGCAGCTTAGGGTGCCCGCTGCAGGGCTAAGCTGGGGAGCTCACAGTGTGTACAGCCACAGGGGTTTGGGGGACCCTTTTGCAGGTGCGGTTGGGATGCATGGGATACGTGCAAGCCGTGGGGCAGGTCGGGGTGCCTGATGTGGCCATAGAGAAGGTCAGGGTGCCCAGCACAGCCGGCGGTGCTGTGGGGCGTTGTGGGGGATCCTTTTGCAGCTGTGGGAGCGGTTGGGGAGGACCCCGTGCGCGCGCCGTGGGGCAGATGGGGACGCCTGGTGCAGCTGCGGGGCAGTTTGGggcacccagcagtgctgggggtggggctgtgctgaTTGCTGCCCCGCAGTGGTGCTGGACGACTCGAAGCGCGTAGCCAAGCGGAAGCTGATCGAGGAGAACCGGGAGCGGCGGCGCAAGGAGGAGATGATCAAATCCCTGCAGCACCGGCCCAGCCCCAGCGCAGAGGAGTGGGAGCTGATCCACGTGGTGACCGAGGCGCACCGCAGCACCAACGCGCAGGGCAGCCACtggaagcagaagaggaaattcCTGGTGAGGGCAACAGAGGGTCCTGCGGCCGCTCCGGCACGGCCAGCTGAGCGGCTGTGCTCTGCGTGCACACTGTTGTGTTCTGTGCACACTgttgtgctctgtgtgcatgCTGATGTGGTCTGTGTGCACGCTGGTGTGCTTTGTGTGCACACCGTTGTGCTCTTTGTGCACACTGTTGTGCTTTGTGTGCACGCTGGTGTGCTTTCTGTGCACACCAttgtgctctgtgtgcacaCCGTTGTGCTCTGTGCACACTgttgtgctctgtgtgcatgCTGTTGTGGTCTGTGTGCACGATGGTGTGCTCTGTGTGCACACTGttgtgctctgtgtgcacaccattgtgctctgtgtgcacaCTGTTGTGCTCTGCATGCACACTGTTGTGCTCTGTGCACACTGTTGTGCTTTGTGTACACACCGTTGTGCTCTCTGTGTGCTCACTGTGCACGCTGGCGCCATACACCATCCCAATCCGGCTCCAGGTGCCCCGGCACGCTCGGCACAGGCATGGTGGCCACACTCTGTCCCCATCTGGCATCGGGAGTGTGGACCTGGGGGTGTCACTGTCACTCTGTGTCCTTGAGCGTGTCACCCCCGGGGAGGGTTCGGGGTGAGCGGTGACCGAAGGGGACAGCTGTGCCCGCGGGGTGGCCCTTCCCTGTCCCTGCGCGCACTGCTCCCTCTCCTGGCtgccgccccgcgctgccctgcctcagtttcccccgCGTccccggggaggggggggtggtcCCAGCCACTGTGCCCCTCCCATCCACCCCTTGTGCCCCCCCAGCCCGAAGATATCGGTCAGTCGCCCATGGCCTCCATGCCTGACGGGGACAAAGTGGACCTGGAGGCGTTCAGCGAGTTTACAAAAATCATCACGCCGGCCATCACCCGCGTGGTCGACTTTGCCAAAAAACTGCCCATGTTCTCGGAGGTAATGGGGAGGTgtgtggggtatgggggtcccacagccccactgacACCGCTGTGAGGGGATAGGGGGTGCGAGGTTGTGGGGGGGGTCCTGCAGCCCTGGTGACGTTGGTGTTGGGCGGGGTCTGGGATGCGGGATATGGGGTTCTGGGGGTGGCAGCCCTACTGGTAGCACTGCAGGGagggatatgggatgtgggggCGTGGGGGGGTCCCGCAGCCCCGCTGACAGTGCGCCCCACAGCTGCCGTGCGAGGATCAGATCATCCTGCTGAAGGGCTGCTGCATGGAGATCATGTCGCTGCGCGCCGCCGTGCGCTACGACCCCGAGAGCGAAACGCTGACGCTGAGCGGGGAAATGGCCGTCAAACGCGAGCAGCTGAAGAACGGGGGGCTGGGGGTCGTGTCTGATGCCATCTTCGACCTCGGCAAGTCGCTGTCTGCCTTCAACCTGGACGACACCGAggtggccctgctgcaggccGTGCTGCTCATGTCCTCAGGTCAGCGCCCACCGTGGGCtgagggggggaggagagggtcAGGAGCCCCCCAGCATTGGGGGAAGCGTGGTCCCCCACGATTGGGGGAACCCCGATGCCTGGGCGTGAGTGAGGTGGACACCCCGATCCCCAGAGCTCCAGCCGTTGGGGGCTCAGGGGTGGGCACCGCAGTACTCAGAACCCCAACGTTTAGGGGCTCAGGGGTGGGCACCTTGATGCCCAGAGCCCCGGCATTGAGGGCACGTGTGGTGGGCACCCAGATACCCAAAGTCCCAGCATTTGGGGGCACACGGGGTGGGCACTTTGATACCTATATCCCCAGCATTGGGGGCATAGGAGATGCCCCCCATTGCCCACAGCGCCGGTATTTGGGGGCGCACTGCGGGCACCCCGGCGCCCAAACCTCAGCATTTTGGGGGCACCTTTGCCACGCCGGGCGGGGAGCAGCGGGGCAGACACCCCCTACACACCCCATACCCCGATCCCTCCTCTCACACCATTGGGGCCGCCCATAGGTCAGACCCCCCTTTGGAccccccttttttctcccctccccccccccccctgcagaCCGGACGGGGCTGATCTGCGTGGATAAGATAGAGAAGTGCCAGGAGACGTACCTGCTGGCGTTCGAGCACTACATCAACTACCGCAAACACAACATTCCCCACTTCTGGCCCAAGCTGCTGATGAAGGTGACGGACCTGCGCATGATCGGCGCCTGCCACGCCAGCCGCTTCCTGCACATGAAGGTGGAGTGCCCCACCGAGCTCTTCCCCCCCCTCTTCCTCGAGGTCTTCGAGGACCAGGAGGTGTAgggcccccccccccaccgccaccgcgcacccccccctcccctccaagCCCCCCCCGACCCCACGCTGtgtgcagccccccccccccgccgacCCCCCCACCCCGATATTTCGTTCTCTGCCCCCCGAGGGCGGCGGTGCTgcacggggtgggggggtcacggcaaaaagaggggggggggggagggggggaagatggatatggggggggggatcaGCGCCGCCGCTcgcccccccgcgcccccccccccgccccggaCGTTGCcgggttttgtttgtttgcacagGAAGGGCCCCCCCGCGGTCCCGGCGCGTCCCTTCTCTTCTGAGATTcttatttttgaagcatttaTTTCCCTCCCTGAGAGGCTAAAATGTAAAACTGCACTttggagagaggaggaggaggaggaggaggagcggggcGGGCAGAGGGGGGGGCACCGCCCCGGCCACGCGCACTTTGGGGGCCAcagggaggggttggggggcagcgctgtggggggggggtccccatcccatccgAGGGGCCGCcaccccccccagacccccccttTTTGGGGCCGCGTTCGGGGCTTTGGGGTTTGGTTTTTCTCTGGCTTTCGGGTTTGGGCTGAGAGCAGCGGGTTCAGTGCCAAGCgcgggcggagggggggggggtcagccccccgcccccccctttTTGTTcgttgttttttggttttttttttccgttcccccccccctttgtcCCCCCCCCTTTTGTCGATTTccgtcaaaaaaaaaaaaagacaaaaagacaaaaaaaaagacaaaaaaaaaacaaacaaacagaaacccccccccaaaaaaaaggaaaaaaacccacaaaaaaacccacagcgATCGCAGTGGCCCCGGAGTGGCCAACACAGCGCGGCCCCCCCATGCACTacggcccccccccccacacaccatCAGCACTTCAGGGGGCGCTGAGCGGGCGGGGGGCGCAGTGGGGGCTGCCCGGATGCTGTCAgcacccccccatatcccccccatatccccccccccaccttttgGGTTTGTGAATTTCTTGTTACCTCAGGCGGGGGCCgaggggggggcgcggggcaggcaggcgggcggccccgggtaagctaatatatatatatatatatatatatatataaatctatatgaaatatataatttttgtaattaaaacaaaaaatctttttacGGGTCgttggaaacaaacaaacaaacaaagcagaaatcccAACGTGGGGCATTTCCTACccccggggccggggggggccgggatgcgtccccccccccccccccaccccccatcccgCCTCATCAcggcccccccccggccccaacACCACGAGGGGGCCGTGAGGAGTGGGCAGCGGAGGCTGTgctggaccccccccccccccaactccccaCAGCTGGGCCCGGGGGGGGCACGGCGGGGCTGTGGCatggcagagctgtggtgctgggggggggggatgcggTGCTCTCGGTGCAAAATGTCTTaagccccccccatcccagcacgGGGGTCCCAATGGGCACATCCCCCCCCCGGCACTGGGTTGTGCAATAGGAGATGTGGGAAATGCCAATGCctgcactgggggggggggtggggggggggtgggggggggcagggacGCGTCCCCCCTTTGGCAACGCCGCacggtccccccccccccccctctgcccGCGGCCCCCGTgtgcgcccccccccccccccaggcctcACCGTGTGCCTTCGGGTGGGGGCGCAGCGCCCGGGGGGGGGCCGTACCAcggcagcacagcgctgctgcaACGCGTGCGATGCACGTGAGCTGCCGTGCTGCAGCGGGCCGTGCGGCGCTGCAGTCCCCGCGCGGCGTTGGTGCGGCGCGTGTGCAACGCGCGTGCAGCGACGGTGCCGCGCGCGACGCAAACGCCGCGGTGGCGCTGCGCCCGCTGCACTTCGCGTGCAACGCCCCCGCGACGGCCGCGCCGTTGCAGCGCCGTGCGGCGGTCGATGCCCCGCACCGATGCGGCGCCGCGCGTCGCTCCCGCAGTGCCGCTGTGCCGtcccgccccgcagcgccccgcgctGTTGCTGCGATgctccccgcccgccgcgccgacgcccgcgccgccccgcgccccccccccacctccccgcCGTGCCCACGCGTGGCCGCGTTGGGGCTGCGCTGGATGTGTCTTAAAGCAGCCAACGcgcgccccccctcccccgggtgggcagcacagccccgggggAAGGGGGGGCGCGGCCCTtttgggggtgtggggggggggggggaggggacgGCCCAGCCCCGCTCTCCCCCTCGGGGGGgtccccgcgccccccgccgcccccccagGCCGCTCCGTCTGTCTCCGTCTCGTGTCGCCGTCGCACGTCCGATGTGCTGTGCCcagtgtgggggggggggggggggcggccccctccccgcgcccccccccggCACATACCTCATGGCTCCGGGGCTGCCCCTGCGGGggggagcgcggcgcggcggggccccCCCACTACTATGCATTgagccccccctccccgcggTGGGGGGGCCGCGGCGGGGAGCGGCTGAATGTacggcgcgggggggggggttggggggggccggggggggccggGCGGGCGCTGCTGAGCTCCGTGACAATCACAGTCTGTGACGTGCGATTTTCAACCCTTTTGTGTTATGGTCaggattttaaagaaagatatttttatggTAATTGTTGCTGGTCTATTTTACTATATATTTATGTAATAAAtatctgatgaaaaaaaaaaacgaaaaaaaaaaaaacgggaaaaacaaaaacaaaaaccccaaaacaaaactACCAACCGAACCCAACcgggcagctctgctttgcaccggggggggtgggaggggggggagggtcCGGGGGGGGCGCACGGGGGGGTGGGCTGTGCACGGGGGGGTCCCTACTGCGCGTCGATGCGGAAGGAGAGCAGCTTCTCGGAGTGGAGGTTGTTGAGGGTGCGGAGGTCGGgcagcttcagcagcagtttGGTGAAGCGGGAGCTCTCGGCCGGCCGCGTCTTCTGCACCAGAGCCCGCAGCGCGCGGATCAGcgtctcctgcagctgctccaccGACGCCGCGTCCTCCATCCCGGAGCGGTCTGCGGGGCCGGGCGTCACCGCGGGGGGGAAACGGCCCCGGGAGCGCCCCCGCGAcccgcccggctccgccgcGGCACCCACCTGCCGACACCAACACGACGGCggtgaacagccccagctcctcgTCGCTGAGCTGCAGCGCGCTGAGCTTCTCGCTGAACTCGAACATGGAGCTGAGCAGGTCGCCCATGCCCATACcccacagctcctccaggctgTATTTGGTGCGGCTCATGAACGTCACCGTCTGCTCCTTCACGTTGAACAGCGAGGCGAAGCGCACCatcagcacctgcagcacacGGCGTCAGCACGGCGTCGTGCAGCGCTGCGGGGCGCTGTGCTGCGgtgtggggtgcagtgctggggtgtggggtgctgtgctgcagtgtggggtAGAGTGCTGTGGTGtggggtgctgtgctgcagtgtggggcgctgtgctgcagtgtggggtgcagtgctgcggtgtggggtgctgtgctgggacacTGCGCCTTGTGCAACA encodes:
- the THRA gene encoding thyroid hormone receptor alpha; this translates as MEQKPSTLDPLSEPEDTRWLDGKRKRKSSQCLVKSSMSGYIPSYLDKDEQCVVCGDKATGYHYRCITCEGCKGFFRRTIQKNLHPTYSCKYDGCCVIDKITRNQCQLCRFKKCISVGMAMDLVLDDSKRVAKRKLIEENRERRRKEEMIKSLQHRPSPSAEEWELIHVVTEAHRSTNAQGSHWKQKRKFLPEDIGQSPMASMPDGDKVDLEAFSEFTKIITPAITRVVDFAKKLPMFSELPCEDQIILLKGCCMEIMSLRAAVRYDPESETLTLSGEMAVKREQLKNGGLGVVSDAIFDLGKSLSAFNLDDTEVALLQAVLLMSSDRTGLICVDKIEKCQETYLLAFEHYINYRKHNIPHFWPKLLMKVTDLRMIGACHASRFLHMKVECPTELFPPLFLEVFEDQEV